From Streptomyces sp. NBC_00237, a single genomic window includes:
- a CDS encoding LysR family transcriptional regulator → MLDLARLRALHAVSVHGSVAGAATALGYTPSAVSQQLAKLERETRTKLVERRGRGIVLTDEAVQLAATAQELLAIVEQAETTLEERRGLPGGRLAVGAFPSAARGLMPGALAELAALHPALDVRMTEVDPHLSVDLVAKGVLDLAVAHDWDIAPLPAPEGVEQAVIGDDRCDLLVPVGHRFAGRTDVRREELAAERWICQPPGTVCHDWLMRTLREAGYEPDIAHQAEENHTQVALIAAGLGIAVIPRLGRGLLPEGVVTVRLDPVPVRRLYAVWRVGAARRPAIREAVRVLRGRWEGG, encoded by the coding sequence GTGCTCGATCTCGCCCGGCTGCGCGCACTGCACGCGGTGTCCGTCCACGGGTCGGTGGCGGGCGCCGCGACCGCGCTCGGCTACACCCCCTCCGCCGTCTCGCAGCAGCTCGCGAAGCTGGAGCGCGAGACGCGGACGAAGCTGGTGGAGCGGCGGGGGCGGGGGATCGTCCTGACGGACGAGGCCGTTCAACTGGCTGCGACCGCACAGGAGTTGCTGGCCATCGTCGAGCAGGCGGAGACCACGCTGGAGGAACGGCGGGGGTTGCCGGGCGGGCGGCTGGCGGTGGGGGCGTTCCCGTCGGCGGCGCGGGGGCTGATGCCGGGAGCGCTGGCGGAACTGGCCGCCCTCCACCCGGCGTTGGACGTACGGATGACGGAGGTCGATCCGCATCTGTCGGTGGACCTGGTGGCCAAGGGCGTACTGGACCTGGCGGTCGCCCACGACTGGGACATCGCACCGCTGCCCGCACCGGAGGGCGTCGAGCAGGCGGTGATCGGCGACGACCGCTGCGACCTGCTGGTGCCGGTGGGGCACCGATTCGCGGGGCGTACGGACGTCCGCCGGGAGGAGCTGGCGGCGGAGCGGTGGATCTGCCAGCCGCCGGGGACGGTGTGCCACGACTGGCTGATGCGGACGCTGCGGGAGGCGGGCTACGAGCCGGACATCGCGCACCAGGCGGAGGAGAACCACACCCAGGTGGCGCTGATCGCGGCGGGGCTGGGGATCGCGGTGATCCCCCGGCTGGGGAGGGGGCTCCTGCCGGAGGGAGTGGTGACGGTGCGGCTGGACCCGGTGCCGGTGCGGAGGCTGTACGCGGTGTGGCGGGTGGGGGCGGCCCGGCGCCCGGCGATCCGGGAGGCGGTGCGGGTGCTGCGGGGGCGGTGGGAGGGCGGGTGA
- a CDS encoding sugar phosphate isomerase/epimerase family protein codes for MKVAFSTLGVPGMPMSEVVALAGACGFQGVELRAHPEEPVHPGIGKKERAEVVETFAAGGIEILTVAGYAQVAAPGEDGPVLEEIRGLLELARDVGASYVRVFPGAGDDVEGGDGRAARRLGAAAEIADEYGVRVLLETHDSHRRGVDAARVVAAVGHKDVGVLWDVMHTWLGGEDPVTSFGVLAPHLGYVQVKDIASADDTTPLALGSGVLPLDACLAQLSGADVWVCWEYEKRWYPQAAELPGLLVAGREYLASRASS; via the coding sequence GTGAAGGTCGCCTTTTCCACCCTCGGGGTGCCGGGAATGCCCATGTCGGAAGTCGTCGCGCTGGCGGGGGCGTGCGGGTTCCAGGGGGTGGAGCTGCGGGCGCACCCGGAGGAGCCGGTGCATCCGGGGATCGGGAAGAAGGAGCGGGCGGAGGTCGTGGAGACGTTCGCGGCGGGCGGGATCGAGATCCTGACCGTCGCCGGGTACGCGCAGGTGGCCGCCCCCGGTGAGGACGGGCCCGTACTGGAGGAGATCCGGGGGCTGTTGGAGCTGGCGCGGGACGTCGGGGCGTCGTACGTACGGGTGTTTCCGGGGGCCGGGGACGACGTCGAGGGCGGGGACGGGCGGGCCGCCAGGCGGCTCGGTGCGGCGGCGGAGATCGCCGACGAGTACGGCGTACGCGTCCTGCTGGAGACGCACGACTCGCACCGCAGGGGCGTGGACGCGGCCCGGGTGGTCGCCGCCGTCGGGCACAAGGACGTCGGCGTGCTGTGGGACGTCATGCACACGTGGCTCGGCGGCGAGGACCCCGTCACCTCGTTCGGGGTGCTCGCCCCGCACCTCGGCTACGTACAGGTGAAGGACATCGCGTCGGCGGACGACACCACTCCGCTCGCGCTGGGGAGTGGAGTGCTGCCGCTGGACGCGTGCCTGGCGCAGCTCAGTGGGGCTGATGTGTGGGTGTGCTGGGAGTACGAGAAGCGGTGGTATCCGCAGGCGGCGGAGCTGCCGGGCCTGCTGGTGGCGGGACGGGAGTACCTGGCGTCGCGGGCTTCCTCGTGA
- a CDS encoding ABC transporter substrate-binding protein: MTTTASTPWQFTDSRGQLVTAPTRPRRIAAYIQAGASLYDHGLRPAGIFGSYHDGPTPDPAKSGGLPLADVTYFGAGPALDPDAVLAAGIDLLVAVSYGGSAVYGMEPDTAKHLEEHIPTVVLDIGQGRSLTEVRESFHALAETLGSTEPPEAAHELADAQAKLKSLISPSTRPLLALSPADDTDVHLARPHAWPDLRALSALGVPFLSPPPEGGVNWATVPWESAAALTLHVVLADTRINAAPFPPSRLGPDVQILPWNPELPASATAHTAFFTTVAEAPL; encoded by the coding sequence ATGACCACTACCGCATCCACGCCGTGGCAATTCACCGACTCCCGGGGCCAGTTGGTGACCGCGCCCACCCGCCCCCGCCGTATCGCCGCCTACATCCAGGCGGGCGCGAGCCTGTACGACCACGGTCTGCGCCCCGCCGGAATCTTCGGCTCCTACCACGACGGCCCCACCCCCGACCCGGCCAAGTCGGGCGGCCTGCCCCTTGCCGACGTCACGTACTTCGGAGCGGGCCCGGCCCTGGACCCCGACGCGGTCCTCGCCGCCGGAATCGACCTGCTCGTCGCCGTCAGCTACGGCGGCAGCGCGGTCTACGGCATGGAACCGGACACCGCCAAGCACCTCGAAGAGCACATCCCGACGGTCGTCCTGGACATCGGCCAGGGCCGCTCCCTGACGGAAGTACGGGAATCCTTCCACGCCCTCGCGGAGACCCTCGGCAGCACCGAGCCGCCGGAGGCGGCCCACGAACTCGCCGACGCCCAGGCCAAGCTCAAATCCCTGATCAGCCCCTCCACCCGGCCGCTCCTCGCGCTCTCCCCGGCCGACGACACGGACGTCCACCTGGCCCGCCCGCACGCCTGGCCGGACCTGCGCGCCCTGTCCGCCCTGGGCGTTCCCTTCCTGTCCCCGCCCCCGGAGGGCGGCGTGAACTGGGCGACGGTGCCCTGGGAAAGCGCGGCCGCCCTCACCCTCCACGTGGTCCTCGCGGACACACGCATCAACGCGGCCCCCTTCCCCCCGTCCCGCCTCGGCCCGGACGTCCAGATCCTCCCTTGGAACCCAGAACTCCCGGCAAGCGCAACAGCCCACACAGCCTTCTTCACCACCGTCGCAGAAGCGCCCCTTTAG
- a CDS encoding SDR family oxidoreductase, translated as MPRPITLITGGSRGIGAAACHRLAADGHDIALTYVQDEPAAEETAEAVRATGARCLVVQADTSHEPDVDRLFDTVAAELGPLTNLVNNAGVTGKLTSLADAPTDDLRRVLDVNVLGTLLCCRRAVRDMTAHHTRGAIVNVSSGAATIGSPGEYVHYAASKAAVDTITLGLSKELGPDGIRVNGVAPGLTDTDMHVTMGDPDRPARMAPAIPLRRAAAPSEIAAGIAWLLSADASYTTGTVLRIAGGR; from the coding sequence ATGCCCCGCCCCATCACCCTCATCACCGGCGGCAGCCGAGGCATCGGAGCCGCAGCCTGCCACCGCCTCGCCGCCGACGGCCACGACATCGCGCTCACCTACGTCCAGGACGAGCCCGCCGCCGAGGAAACCGCCGAAGCCGTCCGCGCCACCGGAGCCCGCTGCCTCGTCGTCCAGGCGGACACCTCCCACGAACCCGACGTCGACCGCCTCTTCGACACGGTCGCCGCCGAACTCGGCCCCCTCACCAACCTCGTCAACAACGCGGGCGTCACCGGCAAGCTCACCTCCCTCGCCGACGCCCCCACCGACGACCTCCGCCGCGTCCTCGACGTCAACGTCCTCGGCACCCTGCTCTGCTGCCGCCGCGCCGTCCGCGACATGACCGCCCACCACACCCGGGGCGCCATCGTCAACGTGTCCTCCGGCGCCGCCACCATCGGCAGCCCCGGCGAGTACGTCCACTACGCCGCTTCGAAGGCCGCCGTCGACACCATCACCCTCGGCCTCTCCAAGGAGCTCGGCCCCGACGGCATCCGCGTCAACGGAGTCGCCCCCGGCCTGACCGACACCGACATGCACGTCACCATGGGCGACCCGGACCGCCCCGCCCGCATGGCCCCCGCCATCCCGCTGCGCCGCGCCGCCGCCCCCTCCGAGATCGCGGCGGGCATCGCCTGGCTCCTGTCCGCCGACGCCTCGTACACAACGGGCACGGTCCTGCGCATCGCGGGCGGCCGCTGA
- a CDS encoding LacI family DNA-binding transcriptional regulator codes for MTVTLADVAEHAQVSPATVSRVLNGNYPVAAATRERVLRAVAELDYVVNGPASALAAATSDLVGILVNDIADPFFGIMAGAAQAHINTPPAGADGSGAATAPVRTNAERLAVVCNTGGSPARELTYLTLLQRQRAAAVILTGGAIEDPEHSAAVAAKLARLAAGGTRIVLCGRPALPPAEGAAVSATLSFDNRSGARRLTEHLLSLGHRRIGYVAGPAERTTTRHRLEGHREALSAAGVEDDPALTLHGSYDRATGRERAEQLLTLAPDLTAVVAANDTIALGVCAAARERGLRIPDDLSVAGFDDLPSATDTVPALTTVRLPLYEAGARAGVLASGAGGAGGTGGVEEVAAELVVRGSTGAVREHGRTKGIKRHSA; via the coding sequence ATGACAGTGACGTTGGCGGACGTGGCGGAGCACGCCCAGGTGTCCCCGGCCACCGTGTCCCGGGTGCTGAACGGCAATTACCCGGTGGCGGCGGCCACGCGCGAGCGCGTGCTGCGGGCGGTGGCCGAGCTGGACTACGTGGTGAACGGGCCCGCCAGCGCGCTGGCCGCCGCGACGTCCGACCTGGTCGGCATCCTGGTCAACGACATCGCGGACCCGTTCTTCGGGATCATGGCGGGCGCGGCCCAGGCGCACATCAACACGCCGCCCGCCGGAGCCGACGGCTCCGGCGCCGCCACCGCTCCCGTCCGTACGAACGCGGAGCGCCTCGCCGTCGTCTGCAACACCGGCGGCTCCCCCGCCCGCGAGCTCACCTACCTCACCCTCCTCCAGCGCCAGCGCGCGGCGGCCGTCATCCTGACCGGCGGCGCGATCGAGGACCCGGAGCACTCGGCGGCGGTCGCGGCGAAGCTCGCCAGGCTGGCGGCGGGGGGCACGCGCATCGTCCTGTGCGGGCGGCCCGCGCTCCCCCCGGCCGAGGGGGCGGCGGTCTCCGCCACGCTCTCCTTCGACAACCGCTCCGGAGCGCGCCGCCTCACCGAGCACCTGCTCTCCCTCGGCCACCGCCGGATCGGTTACGTCGCCGGGCCCGCCGAGCGCACCACGACGCGGCACCGCCTGGAGGGGCACCGGGAGGCCCTCTCCGCGGCGGGCGTCGAGGACGATCCGGCGCTCACGCTGCACGGGTCCTACGACCGGGCCACCGGCCGGGAGCGCGCCGAGCAACTCCTCACCCTGGCACCGGACTTGACTGCCGTCGTGGCCGCAAACGACACCATCGCGCTCGGGGTCTGCGCGGCGGCGCGGGAGCGGGGGCTGCGCATCCCCGACGACCTCTCGGTGGCCGGTTTCGACGACCTGCCGTCGGCGACGGACACCGTCCCGGCACTGACGACCGTACGACTGCCGTTGTATGAGGCGGGGGCGCGGGCGGGGGTGCTGGCGAGCGGGGCGGGCGGGGCCGGTGGGACCGGTGGGGTGGAGGAGGTTGCGGCGGAGCTGGTGGTGAGGGGGTCGACGGGGGCGGTGCGCGAGCACGGTCGCACAAAGGGGATAAAGCGGCATTCCGCTTGA
- a CDS encoding Gfo/Idh/MocA family protein: MTRKTVRIAMNGVTGRMGYRQHLVRSVLAIREQGGLDLGDGTVLWPEPVLVGRREHALKAIAERHGIEEWSTDLEAVLADESIDIYFDAQVTSAREDALKQAIAAGKHLYTEKPTATGVEGALELVRLARAAGIKHGVVQDKIFLPGLLKLKRLIDGGFFGEILSVRGEFGYWVFEGDWQEAQRPSWNYRSEDGGGIVVDMFPHWEYVLHELFGRVTSVTAQVATHVPQRWDEHGKPYDATADDSAYGIFQLQGGAIAQINSSWSVRVNRDELVEFQVDGTHGSAVAGLRNCRVQHRSSTPKPVWNPDLPVTESFRDQWQEVPDNAAFDNGFKAQWELFLRHVVLDEPYTWDLLAGARGVQLAELGLKSSAEGRRYDVPELTL, encoded by the coding sequence GTGACACGCAAGACAGTGCGGATCGCCATGAACGGCGTGACCGGACGCATGGGCTACCGCCAGCACCTCGTACGGTCCGTCCTCGCGATCCGCGAGCAGGGCGGACTCGACCTCGGCGACGGCACCGTCCTGTGGCCCGAGCCCGTCCTCGTCGGCCGCCGCGAACACGCCCTGAAGGCGATAGCCGAGCGGCACGGCATCGAGGAGTGGTCCACGGACCTCGAAGCCGTACTCGCCGACGAGTCCATCGACATCTACTTCGACGCCCAGGTCACCTCGGCCCGCGAGGACGCCCTCAAGCAGGCGATAGCCGCGGGCAAGCACCTCTACACCGAGAAGCCGACCGCCACGGGCGTCGAAGGCGCGCTGGAACTGGTCCGGCTCGCCCGCGCCGCCGGGATCAAGCACGGCGTCGTCCAGGACAAGATCTTCCTCCCCGGCCTGCTGAAGCTGAAGCGCCTCATCGACGGCGGCTTCTTCGGCGAAATCCTGTCCGTACGGGGCGAGTTCGGCTACTGGGTCTTCGAGGGCGACTGGCAGGAAGCGCAGCGCCCTTCCTGGAACTACCGCTCGGAGGACGGCGGCGGCATCGTCGTCGACATGTTCCCGCACTGGGAGTACGTCCTGCACGAACTCTTCGGCCGCGTCACCTCCGTCACCGCCCAGGTCGCCACGCACGTCCCGCAGCGCTGGGACGAGCACGGCAAGCCGTACGACGCGACCGCCGACGACTCCGCGTACGGCATCTTCCAGCTTCAGGGCGGCGCGATCGCCCAGATCAACTCCTCCTGGTCGGTCCGTGTCAACCGCGACGAACTGGTCGAGTTCCAGGTCGACGGCACCCATGGCTCCGCCGTGGCCGGGCTGCGCAACTGCCGTGTCCAGCACCGCTCTTCGACCCCCAAGCCGGTCTGGAACCCCGACCTCCCGGTCACCGAGTCCTTCCGCGACCAGTGGCAGGAAGTCCCCGACAACGCGGCCTTCGACAACGGCTTCAAGGCGCAGTGGGAGCTGTTCCTGCGCCACGTCGTCCTCGACGAGCCGTACACCTGGGACCTCCTCGCGGGCGCACGCGGCGTCCAGCTCGCCGAGCTGGGCCTCAAGTCCTCGGCGGAGGGCCGCCGTTACGACGTCCCGGAGCTGACCCTGTGA
- a CDS encoding dihydrodipicolinate synthase family protein, with protein MSTLTLTLPVAGGGTYTHTPRTEPSSHVAGRAPLVSRTVFSAAHVVADPYADTSPDAPAAVDWDATLAFRRHLWSHGLGVAEAMDTAQRGMGLDWAGAAELIRRSAAEAKSVGGAIACGVGTDQLPPGAHDLATVTAAYEEQLALVESTGSQAVLMASRALAAAARGPEDYLATYGHLVRQATEPVVLHWLGPMFDPALDGYWGSRDLDAATETFLQVIAAHPDKVDGIKVSLLDAQREIDLRRRLPEGVRCYTGDDFHYPELIAGDEQGFSHALLGIFDPLGPLAAEAVRVLDTGDAAAFRKLLDPTVALSRHLFQPPTRFYKTGVVLLAWLAGHQSHFTMVGGLQSARSLPHLARAYELADGVGLFPDPALAASRMRALLTVHGVPQ; from the coding sequence GTGAGCACCCTCACTCTCACCCTCCCCGTCGCGGGCGGCGGAACGTACACCCACACCCCCCGCACCGAGCCGTCCTCACACGTCGCCGGGCGCGCCCCCCTCGTCTCCCGTACGGTCTTCTCCGCAGCCCACGTGGTCGCCGACCCCTACGCGGACACGTCCCCCGACGCTCCGGCGGCCGTCGACTGGGACGCCACCCTCGCGTTCCGCCGTCACCTGTGGTCGCACGGCCTCGGAGTCGCCGAGGCCATGGACACCGCGCAGCGCGGCATGGGCCTGGACTGGGCGGGGGCGGCGGAGCTGATCCGCCGCTCGGCCGCCGAGGCGAAGTCGGTGGGCGGCGCGATAGCGTGCGGCGTCGGTACCGACCAACTCCCCCCAGGCGCACATGACCTGGCGACGGTGACGGCCGCCTACGAGGAACAGCTCGCCCTCGTCGAGTCGACCGGCTCCCAGGCCGTCCTGATGGCCTCCCGCGCCCTCGCGGCGGCGGCTCGCGGCCCCGAGGACTACCTCGCCACCTACGGCCACCTCGTCCGCCAGGCCACGGAACCGGTCGTCCTGCACTGGCTGGGCCCGATGTTCGACCCGGCCCTGGACGGCTACTGGGGCTCCCGCGACCTGGACGCGGCGACCGAGACCTTCCTTCAGGTCATCGCCGCCCACCCCGACAAGGTCGACGGCATCAAGGTGTCGCTCCTCGACGCCCAGCGCGAGATCGATCTGCGCCGCCGCCTGCCGGAGGGCGTGCGCTGTTACACGGGCGACGACTTCCACTACCCCGAACTGATCGCGGGCGACGAACAGGGCTTCTCCCACGCCCTGTTGGGCATCTTCGACCCGCTCGGCCCACTGGCCGCCGAAGCGGTCCGCGTCCTCGACACGGGCGACGCGGCGGCCTTCCGCAAGCTCCTCGACCCCACCGTCGCCCTCTCCCGCCACCTCTTCCAGCCCCCCACCCGCTTCTACAAGACGGGCGTCGTCCTGCTCGCCTGGCTGGCGGGCCACCAGTCCCACTTCACGATGGTCGGCGGCCTCCAGTCGGCCCGCTCCCTCCCGCACCTGGCCCGCGCCTACGAACTGGCCGACGGGGTGGGCCTGTTCCCGGACCCCGCCCTGGCCGCGTCCCGCATGCGCGCCCTGCTCACCGTCCACGGAGTCCCCCAGTGA
- a CDS encoding sugar phosphate isomerase/epimerase, whose translation MTAASPSRLSINQETIKQWSLEELAEGCTSAGISRVGLWRSPVQEYGVERAAKLMRDAGLSVTSLCRGGFLTATDPELRTAALDDNRLAIDEAATLGTDTLVLVSGGLPPGARDLAAARERIADALAILAPYAFACGVRLAIEPLHPMFASDRCVVSTLGQALDLAERFPASHVGVVVDTYHVWWDDQAPAQIARAGATGRIHSFQVADWITPLPAGVLLGRGKLGDGSIDLRAFRSMVDATGFTGPIEVEIFNESLWARPGPEVLTEIVERYRQHVLE comes from the coding sequence GTGACCGCCGCATCCCCGTCCCGCCTGAGCATCAATCAAGAAACCATCAAGCAATGGTCGTTGGAGGAGCTGGCCGAGGGCTGCACCTCGGCCGGAATCTCCCGGGTCGGCCTCTGGCGGTCCCCCGTCCAGGAGTACGGAGTCGAGCGCGCGGCCAAGCTGATGCGGGACGCCGGGCTCTCGGTGACGAGCCTGTGCCGGGGCGGTTTCCTCACGGCCACCGACCCGGAACTGCGCACCGCAGCCCTCGACGACAACCGCCTCGCCATCGACGAGGCGGCCACCCTGGGCACGGACACCCTGGTCCTGGTCTCCGGCGGACTCCCGCCCGGCGCGCGGGACTTGGCTGCCGCCCGCGAACGCATAGCCGACGCGCTCGCGATCCTGGCCCCGTACGCCTTCGCGTGCGGTGTCCGCCTCGCCATCGAACCCCTCCACCCGATGTTCGCCTCGGACCGCTGCGTGGTGTCGACCCTGGGTCAGGCCCTGGATCTGGCGGAACGCTTCCCCGCCTCCCACGTCGGAGTGGTGGTCGACACCTACCACGTCTGGTGGGACGACCAGGCCCCCGCGCAGATCGCGCGGGCGGGCGCGACCGGCCGCATCCACTCCTTCCAGGTCGCGGACTGGATCACCCCACTCCCAGCAGGAGTCCTCCTGGGCAGGGGCAAACTGGGCGACGGCAGCATCGACCTGCGGGCCTTCCGGTCCATGGTCGACGCGACGGGCTTCACCGGCCCGATCGAGGTCGAGATCTTCAACGAGTCCCTGTGGGCCCGCCCCGGCCCGGAGGTCCTGACGGAGATCGTGGAGCGGTACCGGCAGCACGTGCTGGAGTAG
- a CDS encoding DUF937 domain-containing protein gives MNDDSFQQEVLSELGDERLTEIAGLLGTDAAGAQSVVASTADAFAGGLAEKAENATPEEAEEVRTALAEAADPPLQGVATLGGGLGGLVGGGMMAGMLGKMAKPVANAVAKKTGLPAASVTRAIEIALPVVLAVLTKRATEKRNPGAAGAAPAGSAGGGLGDLLGQVLGGGKK, from the coding sequence ATGAACGACGACTCCTTTCAGCAGGAAGTGCTCAGCGAGCTGGGCGACGAACGGCTCACTGAGATCGCCGGGCTGCTCGGCACGGATGCGGCGGGCGCCCAGAGCGTGGTCGCGTCCACGGCGGACGCCTTTGCGGGCGGGCTCGCGGAGAAGGCCGAGAACGCGACTCCGGAGGAGGCCGAAGAGGTGCGGACGGCCCTTGCGGAGGCCGCTGATCCGCCCCTTCAGGGGGTGGCGACGCTCGGCGGGGGGCTGGGTGGGCTGGTCGGCGGCGGGATGATGGCCGGGATGCTCGGGAAGATGGCCAAGCCGGTGGCCAATGCCGTGGCGAAGAAGACCGGGCTGCCTGCGGCGAGCGTCACCCGAGCCATCGAGATCGCACTGCCGGTGGTGCTGGCGGTCCTGACGAAGCGGGCCACGGAGAAGAGGAATCCGGGGGCGGCGGGGGCTGCTCCGGCCGGGAGTGCGGGCGGCGGACTCGGGGACCTGCTGGGGCAGGTGCTGGGCGGCGGGAAGAAGTAG
- a CDS encoding DUF397 domain-containing protein, which yields MDNSRSGGDQGECLEVARGYGDVPVRASMGVTGPAVRFTAEGWSSFVGAVKGGFAAARRAGPSSGEGPALLGTLVSLGAGPWRWPGAGAADSSS from the coding sequence GTGGACAACTCCCGGAGCGGTGGCGATCAGGGCGAGTGCCTGGAAGTGGCGCGTGGGTACGGCGACGTGCCGGTGCGGGCCAGCATGGGCGTGACCGGACCGGCCGTGCGCTTCACCGCCGAGGGGTGGTCGTCCTTCGTGGGGGCCGTGAAGGGCGGATTCGCCGCCGCCCGACGTGCGGGGCCCTCAAGCGGCGAGGGCCCTGCCCTCCTCGGCACCCTTGTCAGCCTTGGAGCAGGTCCTTGGCGGTGGCCTGGTGCCGGGGCCGCGGACTCATCGTCATGA